A window from Eubalaena glacialis isolate mEubGla1 chromosome 1, mEubGla1.1.hap2.+ XY, whole genome shotgun sequence encodes these proteins:
- the C1H2orf80 gene encoding uncharacterized protein C2orf80 homolog, with translation MERRLLKKEMKKLLGDYIGIRLRENEFDPKGRRQLTFLDHMAHYDLAINVALQWLDHSEDLTWLEWKKVKMPFRGRPIYPNHREREAMILSSYAGILMNSIPIEEVFKIYGADSSTNSGATKVPRAPPFHLSLHPFAMLTAPKAAEYARKQSVKLRRGATNQNATSSSTKEANVTEWKP, from the exons ATGGAAAGAAGGCTactaaagaaggaaatgaaaaaactcCT GGGAGATTATATTGGCATCAGACTTCGGGAAAATGAATTTGACCCAAAAGGAAGAAGGCAACTCACCtttctagatcatatg GCACACTATGACTTGGCCATCAATGTTGCTTTGCAGTGGCTGGATCACTCAGAAGACTTAACTTGGCTGGAGTGGAAGAAAGT GAAAATGCCATTTCGGGGTAGACCCATATATCCAAACCACAGAGAACGAGAAGCAATGATTTTATCGTCTTATGCTGGAATCTTAATG AACAGTATCCCAATTGAGGAAGTCTTTAAAATTTATGGGGCTGATTCTTCTACCAATTCTGGTGCTACCAAG gttcccAGAGCTCCACCCTTCCACCTCTCCTTGCACCCTTTTGCCATGTTAACAGCacccaaagcagcagaatatgcCCGCAAACAGA GTGTCAAGTTAAGAAGGGGAGCAACGAATCAAAATGCCACCAGCAGCTCTACAAAGGAAGCAAATGTCACAGAATGGAAAccataa